Proteins from a single region of Esox lucius isolate fEsoLuc1 chromosome 13, fEsoLuc1.pri, whole genome shotgun sequence:
- the LOC109616480 gene encoding interferon-induced GTP-binding protein Mx2, whose amino-acid sequence MFQDQLKEKVRPLIDLIDEMRYLGIEKQLNLPAIVVVGDQSSGKSSVLEALSGVALPRGTGIVTRCPLLLQLCYEKHNVWKAEISYREQIYEFTEPSKVVNYVEEAQNDLAGKGDGICEELITLKIKSKTVCDLTLIDLPGIARVAVKGQPEDIGEKIKGLILNYIKRKETIILVVVPCNVDIATTEALQMAQQVDVEGTRTLAILTKPDLIDPGAERIILDIVQNRTIPLNLGYVIVKCRGQKQIDENMSIIDAIEDEKEFFKRHLHFSSLEEKTTIINLSKKLTVTLVEHIKKSLPEMSEKIKKLLGDVRNKLNKLKHEPALDPSEKRKHLIKVITEFIEKINQLSNGDIITEENLFVLMRKDYKQWMGILTNSIENYQKHVQEVAAEYDKTHRGSELPGFSNYNVFRQVAQKLLGELVNPAMMTVHTVREMVQKQFDILSKDCFEGYPFLQQFSKRNIESIQDQQSQMAMGRIKEQFEMEMLVYTQDEIFNIQNKLDSETTDYTEQDKRTNYPELLKAYYEIVVQRMGDQVPMLIYYFILKEGAKNVCSEMLSLLYEDDIDKILQEDSYIEINRVKLKAQLECLLHANEKLNNL is encoded by the exons GTATTGTCACTAGATGCCCACTGTTACTCCAGCTTTGTTATGAGAAACACAATGTTTGGAAGGCGGAGATCTCATATCGTGAACAAATATATGAATTTACTGAACCCTCAAAGGTCGTGAACTATGTTGAAGAAG CCCAGAATGACTTGGCTGGAAAAGGAGATGGGATATGCGAAGAACTGATCACTCTGAAGATAAAATCCAAAACAGTATGTGACCTCACTCTGATTGACTTACCTGGGATTGCCAGAGTAGCTGTGAAAGGACAACCGGAGGACATTGGAGAAAAA ATCAAAGGTCTTATTCTTAACTACATAAAGAGAAAGGAAACCATCATTTTGGTGGTGGTACCATGTAATGTTGACATAGCAACAACAGAGGCCCTGCAAATGGCACAACAAGTGGATGTTGAAGGCACAAGAACTTTGG CCATTCTAACAAAGCCAGACCTGATAGACCCTGGAGCCGAGAGGATCATTTTGGACATTGTCCAAAATAGAACGATTCCTCTGAATTTGGGCTATGTCATTGTGAAGTGTCGTGGTCAGAAGCaaattgatgaaaatatgtCCATAATTGATGCAATTGAAGATGAGAAGGAATTCTTCAAAAGACATTTGCACTTCAG CTCTCTTGAGGAAAAGACAACCATCATTAACCTATCCAAGAAGCTCACCGTCACCCTTGTTGAACACATTAAG aaATCTCTCCCTGAGATGTCAGAGAAGATTAAAAAATTGCTTGGGGATGTGAGGAATAAATTGAATAAATTAAAGCATGAACCTGCCCTGGACCCTTCAGAGAAGAGGAAGCACCTCATTAAG GTCATAACAGAGTTCATTGAAAAGATAAACCAGCTGTCCAATGGGGATATTATTACAGAGGAAAACCTGTTTGTCCTCATGCGAAAGGATTATAAACAGTGGATGGGAATTCTGACGAACTCTATAGAAAATT accAAAAGCATGTGCAAGAAGTGGCAGCTGAATATGATAAGACACATAGGGGAAGTGAGCTGCCAGGTTTCAGTAACTACAATGTTTTTCGACAAGTTGCTCAGAAACTACTGGGTGAACTTGTGAATCCTGCAATGATGACAGTACACACAGTCAGAG aaaTGGTCCAGAAACAATTTGATATATTATCTAAAGATTGCTTTGAGGGTTATCCTTTTCTTCAGCAGTTCTCTAAG AGAAACATTGAAAGCATCCAGGATCAGCAGTCACAAATGGCCATGGGAAGGATCAAGGAGCAGTTTGAGATGGAGATGTTAGTGTACACACAGGATGAAATCTTCAACATACAGAATAAATTGGATAGCGAAACCACAGACTACACGGAACAAGACAAAAGGACCAATTACCCTGAACTGCTCAAGGCTTACTATGAG ATCGTGGTGCAGAGAATGGGGGACCAGGTGCCAATGTTGATCTATTATTTCATCCTGAAGGAGGGAGCCAAAAACGTGTGTAGCGAGATGCTGTCTCTGCTCTACGAagatgacattgataaaatcCTACAGGAGGACTCATACATTGAAATTAATCGTGTAAAGTTGAAGGCCCAACTCGAATGCCTCTTACATGCCAATGAAAAGCTCAACAACCTTTGA